From the bacterium genome, the window CGGGGAGTTCCGTCCCCCCATTGCAACCTGCACGGAACCATGGGGAATCCGCGGGCACGACAGGGCGCCGCGCCCGACCGGAGCGGAACGGTGGGGGATTCCTGCAGGAGGGCCCACGGGCCTTCCCGCCCATGCCGCCGGACCGGATGCGGAACCGCCGGCCCCGCGAGGGGCCGGCGGTCGACCGGCTGCGATGGTGTCCGCGGCGTCCTACTTCAGGAGCACCATCTTCTGCTGGACGCTCTGGCCGTCGGACTTGACCTGCGCCCAGTACACGCCGCTGGCGGCCTTGCGACCGGCATCGTCGTCGCCGTTCCACACGACCACGTGCGGACCCGCGGCCCGGTTCTCCTGCACGAGCGCCCGCACGAGGCGACCGGCGGCGTCGTAGACACGCACCGAGACCTCGCCGGCGGCGGGCAGGGCGAAGCGGATCTCCGTCCGCGGGTTGAACGGGTTGGGCACCACGTTCACGGCCAGGCGCGCGACCATTGGCAGGTTCTCGCCCGGCTGGAAGTCCTTGTCGTTGAGCCGCGCCACGGGCGCCTCGACGGCGCCGGACGTGGGCACGACACCCTCCATCCCGTCGCCGATCACGACGGCCGGTCCGCCCATACCCTTCGCGCCCTCGAGCCAGAACGACGCGGGCATGGCGTTGGTCACCGAGAGGCGCACGCGCGCGAGAGTCACCTCGTCGGCGCCGCCGCGGGTCGCGCCGTAGCCCACCACCAGGTCGGTGTCGGTGCCGAGATTCAGCGCGCGGCCGAGCAGCTCGGTCTCGTGGACGATGACGTTGTCGCTGGTGCGCAGACGGGCCGCGAAGGCCTCGATGCCGTGCCGCGCCGCATCGCCGGCGAGCACGAGATAGGCGTCGATGCGCTCACCCGGCGCGAGATCGCGGGCCACGCCGCCCTGCGGGCTGTCGAAGCGCAGCCCCACCTCGCCGGCCGTGCCCAGCGCCACGTCGAGCGCCTTGGCCGGCGGACACGCGGCGGCCAGGCCGCTGGCCATGCGCGTCACGTCCGTCAGGTCGATCTTGCCGTCCCACCGGAAGTCGCCGGCGTAGTCGTAGGCCGCCGCGAAGTACACCCCCGCGAAGGCCGACACGTCGGTCAGGTCGGTGACGAGGTTGCCCGTCAGGTCGGTGCTGTTGACCCAGTACTGCAGGCCGGGCAGACCGAGCGGGTAGGTGGTCGTCGTGACGAGGGGATCGTTGACGATCACCAGCATCAGCTCGCCGGGCGCGCTCGACCCGCCGGCGTGCAGGGCCCGGCTGATGGTCGTGAAGCCGGACGCGTCGGTGTCGAAATCGGCGTGGAGCACGGCGGTCGGGCACTCGGCCCAGCCGCCGAACTGGGCCCGCACGAAGATCTGCTCGCGCGGGAAGCCCACGATCGGGGTGCCGAAGACGTCGCGGATGGTCACGCCGATGGTGGCGTCCGTGAGGGTCGTCGGGTCGCCGATCACGCCGTTCCAGAGCTGGGCCGCGAACATGGGATCGCCGCTGCCGTCCAGCTTCGAGAAGAGCGAGACCGGGTCGGTCAGGCCCGAGATCGGGTACACGTCGACGATCAGGCCCGGCGCCGTCGGCGCGCAGGCGCGCCAGGCGGTGCCCCAGCGTCCGTCCTCGCCGGAGATGGGCGTGCCGCGCACCTCGGCGTATTCGTTGAAGATCCAGAAGGTGGTGTCGTCGGCGGGATCGAGCGCGACGCCGGAGTAGTCGCCCCAGCGGTTGCGGCTGCCGCCGAAGGTCCGGTAGTAGTAGTCGACGCCGGCCCGCACCACGCCGGTGGCCTGCACGGTGCCCGGCGGGTCGCCCGCCTCGCGGCCGGCCATGTAGGCGCCCGCGAAGATGTTCGCGCCCGACGCGGCGAAGCCGAACTTGACGTCGCCGTTCGCATTGACGGCCAGGCCCGGGAAGAAGGTGTAGGCACCGGGCTGGATGTCCTCGCCGCCGATGTTGCCCTCGTCGGTCAGGACGATGGGACCCGGCACGCTCGTCGTGTCGAAGCGGAACCAGTGGGCGGTCGTCTGTCCGGCGTTCACCGGGTCGCTGGTGGCATTGGGGTTGATGGTCGTCACGGCCCAGAGGCTGCCGTTGCGCCACACCGCGTCCAGGGCCCGCGAGTCGTTCACCTCGATCAGGCCGACGCCGCCGGCCTGGGGCGCGTCCGGCAGGGCCGGGAAGCCGAAGACGCCGCCGACGTCCTCGATGTCGCCCACGGTGACGAACTCGCCGGTGAAGGTCGGCGCGCCGAGGGGATCGTCGACCCGGATCACCTGCACGGCCTCGGGATTGCCCGGACCGCCGTAGGTGAGACTGCTGTAGGCCACGAGGAAGGTCCCGATGTTCGAACCGGGGCCGCCCACCCCGCCGGGGCCATGGACCTCGGCCGGCTGCATGGTCATGGAGAAGTAGCCGGCCGGGATCGGATCGTACACGGCGTGCGCGGCGGGGCCGCCCGCGTAGAAGCCGGCCGCGACGCCCTTGTCGACGATCCACAGGCGCGTGCCGCCCGTCCCCGAGACGAAGGGGAACATGTTCGCCGTCACGTAGACGGCCTCCTCGTCGACCTCGAAACCGGGGTAGTCGGCCCAGTGATCGAAGCCCCCGATGTTCACCTTGGAGTTGATGGCCATGTAGTTCCAGTCGGCCGCCGTCGGCGAGGCTGGCGACGCCGTCTTGGACACGGCGATCAGGATGCGGGACTCGTTGCTCGGGTCCCCGTTGGCCTGGAACCAGCGTTCGAGGGCCACGACCACGAAGCGGTCCTCGTAGTGGTCGTACACGATCTTGGGATCGAAGCAGAAGGTGCCGAGGGTCGCGGCGCCCAGGGGCGAGAAGAAGTCGCGCAGGGAGTCGCGGAACAGCATGAGGCCGGTCTTGGTGCGGCACTCGATGCCCGCGTTGACGATGCCCACGAGGCGATCGGGGCCGGCGGCGCCCATGGGGTCGGGGGGGATGAAGAGGAAGCCCCCGTTCTCGAGGGCGTTGTCGTCGAAGTTGAAGGCGGGGAAACCGATGCCGGGCACGAAGGCCTTGTCTCCCGTGCCGTCGGTGGGACTGCCGTGCAACGCGACGCCCGGCGGGACCTGGGCGGAGCGGCTGATGGCTTCGGCGCCGCCGGAAATGCCGTCGGCCCGCTTCTCGAGCGGGGTCGCGGCCTGGGCCAGGGCGGCCAGGGCGAGAATGAAAATCAGGAATGTGACCGGGACGAGCCGGCGAGTGCGGCGAAAACGAGACGTCATGACGAGACTCCCCCGTTGGGAATGAGGGGTCGCGCGTCCCGTCGTCGATCTCCCATGGCCGACACGAACGGACGGCGACCCGGGCTGAGCCCGGCGATACCCTACCACATGACTCGGCATTCGCGCCAGCGCGGCGGTGGCGACCGGTCGCCGGCCCGCCGCCGATCGGCGTGAATCGGCGCTTGCCAAAATACCAACTGGTTGGTATTGTCACGCCATGGCACGCCCGACCAAAAAGACCCCCGAACGGGGCCAAGCCCGCACGCGGCTCCTGGAAGCCGCCCGCGACCTCATCCGCGCCCGCGGCTTCGCCGCCACCACGGTGGACGACCTCTGCCGCGCCGCCGGCGTGACCAAGGGCGCCTTCTTCCACCACTTCGCGAGCAAGGAGGCCCTGGGCATCGCCGCGGCCGCCTTCTGGGCCGAGACCACGTCGGCCTACTTCGCCGGCGCCGCCTACCACGAGCACGCCGATCCCCTGGACCGGCTGCTGGGCTACATCGACTTCCGCCGCACGATCATCGCCGGCGATCTGGCCCAGTTCACCTGCCTGGCCGGCACCATGACCCAGGAGGTGTACGGCTCGCATCCGGACATCCGCGACGCCTGCGCCGCCAGCATCTTCGGCCACGCCGCGACCCTCGAGCCGGACATCGCCGCGGCCATGACAGCCCACGGCATCACCGCCGACTGGACGCCCGCCAGCCTCGCCACCCACACCCAGGCCGTGCTGCAGGGCGCGTTCGTCCTGGCCAAGGCGGCGGGCGACCGCGCGGTCGCCCGCGACAGCGT encodes:
- a CDS encoding T9SS type A sorting domain-containing protein, whose amino-acid sequence is MTSRFRRTRRLVPVTFLIFILALAALAQAATPLEKRADGISGGAEAISRSAQVPPGVALHGSPTDGTGDKAFVPGIGFPAFNFDDNALENGGFLFIPPDPMGAAGPDRLVGIVNAGIECRTKTGLMLFRDSLRDFFSPLGAATLGTFCFDPKIVYDHYEDRFVVVALERWFQANGDPSNESRILIAVSKTASPASPTAADWNYMAINSKVNIGGFDHWADYPGFEVDEEAVYVTANMFPFVSGTGGTRLWIVDKGVAAGFYAGGPAAHAVYDPIPAGYFSMTMQPAEVHGPGGVGGPGSNIGTFLVAYSSLTYGGPGNPEAVQVIRVDDPLGAPTFTGEFVTVGDIEDVGGVFGFPALPDAPQAGGVGLIEVNDSRALDAVWRNGSLWAVTTINPNATSDPVNAGQTTAHWFRFDTTSVPGPIVLTDEGNIGGEDIQPGAYTFFPGLAVNANGDVKFGFAASGANIFAGAYMAGREAGDPPGTVQATGVVRAGVDYYYRTFGGSRNRWGDYSGVALDPADDTTFWIFNEYAEVRGTPISGEDGRWGTAWRACAPTAPGLIVDVYPISGLTDPVSLFSKLDGSGDPMFAAQLWNGVIGDPTTLTDATIGVTIRDVFGTPIVGFPREQIFVRAQFGGWAECPTAVLHADFDTDASGFTTISRALHAGGSSAPGELMLVIVNDPLVTTTTYPLGLPGLQYWVNSTDLTGNLVTDLTDVSAFAGVYFAAAYDYAGDFRWDGKIDLTDVTRMASGLAAACPPAKALDVALGTAGEVGLRFDSPQGGVARDLAPGERIDAYLVLAGDAARHGIEAFAARLRTSDNVIVHETELLGRALNLGTDTDLVVGYGATRGGADEVTLARVRLSVTNAMPASFWLEGAKGMGGPAVVIGDGMEGVVPTSGAVEAPVARLNDKDFQPGENLPMVARLAVNVVPNPFNPRTEIRFALPAAGEVSVRVYDAAGRLVRALVQENRAAGPHVVVWNGDDDAGRKAASGVYWAQVKSDGQSVQQKMVLLK
- a CDS encoding TetR/AcrR family transcriptional regulator, whose translation is MARPTKKTPERGQARTRLLEAARDLIRARGFAATTVDDLCRAAGVTKGAFFHHFASKEALGIAAAAFWAETTSAYFAGAAYHEHADPLDRLLGYIDFRRTIIAGDLAQFTCLAGTMTQEVYGSHPDIRDACAASIFGHAATLEPDIAAAMTAHGITADWTPASLATHTQAVLQGAFVLAKAAGDRAVARDSVDHLRRYIELLFAAPPTLHEK